A portion of the Oscillospiraceae bacterium genome contains these proteins:
- a CDS encoding FAD-binding protein: MKSKISRRSFLRNIAAAGSGAAALGLLAGCSSSSTAASSGSTAAAEDKYTPGTYSASKTISYSEIGVSMTFDANSITACEITSSGEQDLLTDDKKTAMAKAIVEGQSADVDAVTSCTLVASVGAIQECVADCIAQATGTEVEKPETIEVTGRVPGYCGPGDWLGEAPADPDKYEEAGTYDVVIVGGGHAGVGAAFGAVDEGATVAVIEKQPWGNFVDLDGTGTNMGGWYGEDIGHVNSKLLIERGYGPYDTGAITSEFCKRAAGRVNPEIIKNFVQYSGQMFDRYEEIYDSYEEERKANDSDVYLADTAVIVPKATGDGKTGDQWVDGEPAGGAGHYDMSDMFQYPLCNTQAAYGQQKASYPISCGGYLTWPCNAQFYGYQGNNIEYIHKYIVKYVQETPNCAWDFEREGIKLIQDDSGKVTGVYAKGADGTYYRYNCNKGVILCAGDFIGNPEMCWALLNEGMEWAERSGATADSWASAGTRNGQGHKMACWAGGMIEPTPRGWMAIGGGASGPWGTAPMLMLNSRGKRFMNEGAIAQMQATCLRQPAGLACYVTDANWAKTLKAAPLDHGAPNFGMQDYWDKIEQDMNNTVSGQANTITIANLAERTQMAGTVYRADTLDELADLLGYKGAAKQNFLDSIAHYNELCYAGVDSDYGKDAPYMVPIDTAPFFGGTSSTGHSSNPMMVTMSGVITDETQNVLNKDWEPIEGLYVAGNCLGGRYGFGYSTPFAGNSVGMAMTHGWTAGHQVASDKKFLGEPVEAMEAPAGGPGGPGGPH, translated from the coding sequence ATGAAGAGCAAGATCTCTCGCCGCAGCTTCCTGCGCAACATTGCTGCCGCTGGCAGCGGTGCCGCTGCGCTGGGTCTGCTGGCAGGCTGCAGTTCCAGCAGCACCGCCGCATCCTCCGGCAGCACCGCAGCCGCCGAGGACAAGTACACCCCGGGCACCTATTCTGCCTCCAAGACCATCTCCTACTCCGAGATCGGTGTCTCCATGACCTTTGATGCCAACAGCATCACCGCCTGCGAGATCACTTCCTCCGGTGAGCAGGACCTGCTGACCGACGACAAAAAGACTGCCATGGCCAAGGCCATCGTGGAGGGCCAGAGCGCCGATGTGGACGCTGTGACCAGCTGCACGCTGGTGGCCTCCGTGGGCGCCATCCAGGAGTGCGTAGCCGACTGTATCGCACAGGCTACCGGCACTGAGGTGGAAAAGCCTGAGACGATCGAAGTGACCGGCCGTGTGCCCGGCTACTGCGGCCCCGGCGACTGGCTGGGTGAGGCTCCGGCTGACCCCGACAAGTACGAGGAGGCAGGCACCTATGATGTGGTCATCGTGGGCGGCGGCCATGCCGGCGTCGGCGCAGCCTTTGGTGCTGTGGATGAGGGCGCTACCGTGGCGGTCATTGAAAAGCAGCCCTGGGGCAACTTTGTGGACCTGGACGGCACCGGCACCAACATGGGCGGCTGGTACGGCGAGGACATCGGCCACGTCAACTCCAAGCTGCTGATCGAGCGCGGCTATGGCCCCTATGACACCGGTGCCATCACCTCCGAGTTCTGCAAGCGTGCCGCAGGCCGTGTGAACCCCGAGATCATCAAGAACTTCGTGCAGTATTCCGGCCAGATGTTCGACCGCTACGAGGAGATCTACGACTCCTATGAGGAAGAGCGCAAGGCCAACGACAGCGACGTGTATCTGGCCGATACCGCTGTCATCGTGCCCAAGGCCACCGGTGACGGCAAGACCGGCGACCAGTGGGTGGACGGCGAGCCCGCAGGCGGTGCCGGTCACTACGACATGAGCGATATGTTCCAGTACCCGCTGTGCAACACCCAGGCAGCCTACGGCCAGCAGAAGGCCAGCTACCCCATCAGCTGCGGCGGCTACCTGACCTGGCCCTGCAATGCCCAGTTCTACGGCTATCAGGGCAACAACATCGAGTACATCCATAAGTACATCGTCAAGTATGTGCAGGAGACCCCCAACTGTGCCTGGGACTTTGAGCGCGAGGGCATCAAGCTCATCCAGGACGACAGCGGCAAGGTCACCGGCGTGTACGCCAAGGGCGCCGACGGCACCTACTACCGCTACAACTGCAACAAGGGCGTCATCCTGTGCGCAGGCGACTTCATCGGCAACCCCGAGATGTGCTGGGCGCTGCTGAACGAGGGCATGGAGTGGGCTGAGCGCAGCGGCGCGACCGCTGACAGCTGGGCCTCTGCAGGCACCCGCAACGGCCAGGGCCACAAGATGGCCTGCTGGGCAGGCGGCATGATCGAGCCCACCCCCCGTGGCTGGATGGCCATCGGCGGCGGCGCTTCCGGCCCCTGGGGCACCGCTCCCATGCTGATGCTGAACAGCCGCGGCAAGCGCTTCATGAACGAGGGCGCCATTGCTCAGATGCAGGCCACCTGCCTGCGTCAGCCCGCCGGTCTGGCCTGCTACGTCACCGACGCCAACTGGGCCAAGACCCTGAAGGCTGCTCCGCTGGACCACGGCGCACCCAACTTTGGCATGCAGGACTACTGGGATAAGATCGAGCAGGACATGAACAACACCGTGTCCGGTCAGGCCAACACCATCACCATTGCAAACCTGGCCGAGCGCACCCAGATGGCCGGTACCGTTTACCGTGCCGACACCCTGGACGAGCTGGCAGACCTGCTGGGCTACAAGGGCGCTGCCAAGCAGAACTTCCTGGACAGCATCGCACACTACAACGAGCTGTGCTATGCAGGCGTGGACAGTGACTACGGCAAGGATGCACCGTACATGGTGCCCATCGACACCGCTCCGTTCTTCGGCGGCACCAGCTCCACCGGCCACTCCTCCAACCCGATGATGGTCACCATGAGCGGTGTCATCACCGACGAGACCCAGAACGTCCTGAACAAGGACTGGGAGCCCATCGAGGGCCTGTATGTGGCTGGCAACTGCCTGGGCGGTCGTTACGGCTTTGGCTACAGCACTCCGTTCGCCGGCAACTCGGTCGGTATGGCCATGACCCACGGCTGGACCGCAGGCCATCAGGTGGCTTCCGACAAGAAGTTCCTGGGTGAGCCCGTGGAGGCCATGGAGGCACCCGCAGGCGGCCCCGGCGGCCCCGGCGGTCCCCACTGA
- a CDS encoding FKBP-type peptidylprolyl isomerase, translating into MKLEHFGMAEPGDCRLVFTADAEELERAITAEQAVPDAPQAEEALLTAAVNRTILEGFSALYEQIAAEYGVTPVTDPDFELLAVNRAEGFRAGAQFYALPPLALGRYTGFVQAVEPHLIRQLTIEMEINRHHGDEERAADAAGKAALRQQVARELYAQRCVQAKARAEKEVIWQLGDEVTGPLPKQLVGGNYFAEQRQFNLSLQANGINFDQFLKVRGQTVEEFRTWLHTQAERKLRSWLGLLLVAETEGLQPTETEVTAALTDWNEKLDGERTFPANDARKVRQRLMRAKATAFVLEHSTLTPPPAEPVVQELPQK; encoded by the coding sequence ATGAAACTGGAACATTTTGGTATGGCAGAGCCGGGGGACTGCCGGCTGGTATTTACGGCGGATGCCGAAGAGCTTGAACGGGCCATCACGGCCGAGCAGGCTGTGCCGGACGCCCCGCAGGCCGAAGAGGCCTTGCTGACGGCGGCGGTGAACCGCACCATCCTGGAGGGCTTTTCGGCCCTGTATGAGCAGATCGCGGCGGAGTACGGCGTTACGCCGGTGACCGACCCGGACTTTGAATTGCTGGCCGTGAACCGGGCCGAAGGGTTCCGGGCTGGGGCGCAGTTCTATGCCCTGCCGCCGCTGGCGCTGGGCCGGTACACCGGTTTTGTGCAGGCGGTAGAGCCGCACCTCATCCGGCAGCTTACCATTGAAATGGAGATCAACCGTCATCATGGCGATGAGGAGCGTGCGGCAGATGCTGCTGGAAAGGCCGCCCTGCGTCAGCAGGTGGCCCGGGAACTCTACGCCCAGCGCTGCGTGCAGGCAAAGGCCCGCGCGGAAAAAGAAGTCATCTGGCAGCTGGGGGACGAGGTGACCGGTCCTCTGCCCAAACAGTTGGTGGGCGGCAACTACTTCGCCGAGCAGCGGCAGTTCAACCTGAGCCTGCAGGCCAACGGCATCAACTTTGATCAGTTCCTCAAGGTGCGGGGCCAGACGGTGGAAGAGTTCCGCACCTGGCTGCACACCCAGGCGGAACGCAAGCTGCGCAGCTGGCTGGGGCTGCTGCTGGTAGCGGAAACAGAGGGCCTGCAGCCCACGGAAACCGAGGTGACGGCCGCCCTGACCGACTGGAATGAGAAACTGGACGGGGAACGCACCTTCCCGGCCAACGATGCCCGCAAGGTGCGCCAGCGCCTGATGCGTGCAAAGGCGACGGCCTTTGTGCTGGAGCATTCCACCCTGACCCCGCCCCCGGCAGAGCCGGTGGTGCAGGAACTGCCTCAGAAATAA
- a CDS encoding LysR family transcriptional regulator, which yields MTLQQIMYFQRVARSGSFTKAARSCFVSQTAISRQICALEEELHVTLLERDTAHVKLTLAGEYFFQQVNELTARLEEVVTRTQTIAQEQQTHLTLGIPTILEQHAISQLLRQYHSLHPEVQLATVTGSRQQLVSQLVDRKIDLLVAMDFDLPDLEGLDSIILQQVHATWLLPTGHPLAGAEKIAPQQLQGETLILTQEDPQGNTEELLRQYYNQLGLKGNPVLHTRTLEELFLLASAGVGIGLLPSSAPKYLRLDLCSVPIDGPQWNFSFLLISRRERSRASVRAMFELAEHL from the coding sequence ATGACATTGCAGCAGATCATGTACTTTCAGCGGGTAGCCCGCTCCGGCAGCTTTACCAAGGCGGCGCGGTCCTGCTTTGTGTCCCAGACAGCCATCAGCCGCCAGATCTGCGCCTTGGAAGAGGAGCTGCACGTCACCCTGCTGGAGCGCGACACAGCCCATGTCAAGCTGACGCTGGCCGGAGAGTATTTCTTCCAGCAGGTCAACGAGCTCACGGCCCGGCTGGAAGAGGTCGTGACCCGAACCCAGACCATCGCCCAGGAGCAGCAGACCCACCTGACCCTGGGCATCCCCACCATCCTGGAGCAGCACGCCATCTCCCAATTGCTCCGTCAGTACCACAGCCTGCACCCGGAAGTGCAGCTTGCCACCGTGACCGGCTCCCGGCAGCAGCTGGTCAGCCAGCTGGTGGACCGGAAGATCGACCTGCTGGTCGCCATGGATTTTGACCTGCCCGATCTGGAGGGGCTGGACAGCATCATCCTGCAGCAGGTGCACGCCACCTGGCTGCTGCCGACCGGCCACCCCCTTGCCGGAGCGGAAAAGATCGCGCCGCAGCAGCTGCAGGGCGAAACGCTGATCCTGACTCAAGAGGACCCCCAGGGCAACACCGAGGAGCTGCTGCGCCAGTACTACAATCAGCTGGGTCTGAAAGGAAACCCGGTCCTTCACACCCGGACGCTGGAGGAGCTGTTCCTGCTGGCCAGCGCCGGGGTGGGCATCGGCCTGCTGCCCTCTTCCGCGCCCAAATACCTGCGCCTGGACCTGTGCAGCGTGCCCATCGACGGCCCGCAGTGGAACTTCAGCTTCTTGCTCATTTCCCGCCGGGAGCGCAGCCGCGCCAGCGTGCGCGCCATGTTTGAACTGGCAGAACATTTATAA
- a CDS encoding RNA polymerase sigma factor, with the protein MGQLTKNEVFALAVQRYSDAVYRAAVHNCRCTADAEDVVQDVFEKLLHYEGCFESEEHLKAWLLRVAINRCRDLTRAAHQKDTELDENLPAPEQMEDGSVLDAVKALPENYRNAIYLHYYEGYTTAEIGRMLKVPTNTVLSWLRRARAQLQTMLKEEIEDEVV; encoded by the coding sequence ATGGGACAGCTGACCAAAAACGAAGTGTTCGCGCTGGCGGTGCAGCGATACAGCGACGCCGTTTACCGCGCGGCCGTGCACAATTGCCGATGCACGGCCGATGCCGAGGATGTGGTGCAGGATGTATTTGAAAAGCTCCTGCATTACGAGGGCTGCTTTGAGAGTGAGGAGCATCTCAAGGCGTGGCTGCTGCGGGTGGCCATCAACCGCTGCCGGGACCTGACCCGTGCGGCGCACCAGAAGGATACCGAACTGGACGAGAACCTGCCCGCACCGGAACAGATGGAGGACGGCAGTGTGCTGGATGCAGTGAAGGCCCTGCCGGAGAATTACCGCAACGCCATTTACTTACACTATTATGAAGGGTACACCACGGCGGAGATCGGCCGGATGCTGAAGGTGCCCACCAACACGGTGTTGAGCTGGCTGCGGCGGGCGAGGGCACAGTTACAGACGATGCTGAAGGAGGAGATCGAAGATGAGGTGGTATGA
- a CDS encoding DUF4349 domain-containing protein, whose translation MRWYEYKMEADDLHAPEDLKAKLLAMADTLPEEEKDRPMMPAQADNTAVVRPQKPPQKAKLIHFPAKQVGALAACLAVCVVGYNVLGTGMLDIGAKSSNMALYSANSSAASTAGGFTTQQAMLDATPEAVTYDLDQAAVLSENDAAAAEDRQASTSPKIIYTANLTLESKDYDTARAALDAALNDAGGYLESSSEYSDVGSSRSVNLTFRVPEENYQSFLDAVAQAGNVTYKSQQADDVTTQYMDVETRLANLEAQRTRLQELQAQADNLSDLLQIETSLTDVQSQIESWQSQLDWYGNQVQQCTVYVNLSEVQNYTPTDESFLGSVGAAFAQGWSNFVNGLQQLAVWLAGAWPVVLVVAAAAAGFAVWRKKRKK comes from the coding sequence ATGAGGTGGTATGAGTACAAGATGGAGGCGGATGACCTCCACGCCCCGGAAGATCTGAAGGCAAAGCTGCTGGCCATGGCCGACACCCTGCCCGAAGAGGAAAAGGACCGCCCGATGATGCCGGCGCAGGCAGACAACACGGCTGTCGTGCGCCCGCAGAAACCGCCCCAAAAGGCAAAGCTCATCCATTTCCCTGCAAAGCAGGTGGGCGCGCTGGCCGCCTGTCTGGCCGTGTGCGTGGTGGGCTACAACGTGCTGGGCACCGGAATGCTGGACATCGGTGCAAAGAGCAGCAACATGGCTCTGTATTCGGCCAATAGTTCCGCAGCTTCCACCGCAGGTGGCTTTACCACCCAGCAGGCCATGCTGGACGCTACCCCGGAGGCTGTCACCTATGACCTGGACCAGGCAGCCGTTCTTTCTGAGAACGACGCTGCTGCCGCCGAGGACCGGCAGGCCAGCACCAGCCCCAAGATCATCTACACCGCCAACCTGACCCTGGAAAGCAAGGACTACGACACGGCCCGCGCGGCACTGGATGCTGCCCTGAATGACGCAGGCGGGTATCTGGAATCCAGCAGTGAATATTCAGACGTCGGGTCCAGCCGCAGCGTCAACCTGACCTTCCGTGTGCCGGAAGAAAATTACCAGAGCTTTCTGGATGCTGTGGCGCAGGCGGGCAATGTGACCTACAAGAGCCAGCAGGCCGACGATGTGACCACCCAGTACATGGACGTGGAAACGCGGCTGGCCAATCTGGAAGCCCAGCGCACCCGTCTGCAGGAGCTGCAGGCCCAGGCCGACAATCTGTCCGACCTGCTGCAGATCGAGACCAGCCTGACCGACGTGCAGTCCCAGATCGAGAGCTGGCAGAGCCAGCTGGACTGGTACGGCAATCAGGTGCAGCAGTGCACCGTGTACGTCAACCTGAGCGAGGTGCAGAACTACACCCCCACCGATGAGAGCTTCCTGGGCAGCGTCGGTGCAGCCTTTGCACAGGGCTGGTCCAATTTTGTAAACGGCCTGCAGCAGCTGGCCGTCTGGCTGGCCGGTGCCTGGCCGGTGGTGCTGGTGGTCGCGGCCGCCGCCGCAGGCTTTGCCGTCTGGCGCAAAAAGCGGAAGAAGTAA
- a CDS encoding biotin transporter BioY, giving the protein MKNQKITTYQMAVTAVMAAVLCVLGPLTVPIGAIPISLANFVICLTAWLLGPKFGTLSVVIYLAIGLIGVPVFSGYGAGLAKVAGPTGGYLVGYLLLAFIGGLFIEKSNGQPVVSAVGLVLGDAACYVLGTAWFVFQMQCDLGYALAVCVYPFIVLDLAKIVVSCIVGALLRKRLVQAGVLHLKEA; this is encoded by the coding sequence ATGAAAAATCAAAAAATCACCACTTACCAGATGGCCGTTACTGCGGTGATGGCCGCCGTGCTGTGCGTACTCGGCCCGCTGACCGTGCCCATCGGAGCCATTCCCATCTCGCTGGCAAACTTTGTCATCTGCCTGACCGCCTGGCTGCTGGGCCCCAAGTTCGGCACCCTGAGTGTCGTCATCTATCTGGCCATCGGCCTGATCGGCGTTCCGGTGTTCTCCGGCTACGGTGCCGGTTTGGCCAAGGTGGCAGGCCCCACCGGCGGCTATCTGGTGGGCTACCTGCTGCTGGCTTTCATCGGCGGCCTGTTCATTGAAAAAAGCAATGGCCAGCCGGTGGTCTCCGCCGTGGGTCTGGTGCTGGGCGATGCCGCCTGCTACGTCCTGGGCACGGCCTGGTTCGTGTTCCAGATGCAGTGCGACCTGGGCTATGCACTGGCTGTGTGCGTGTATCCCTTCATCGTGCTGGACCTGGCCAAGATCGTGGTGTCCTGCATTGTGGGTGCCCTGCTGCGCAAGCGTCTGGTGCAGGCCGGTGTGCTGCATCTGAAAGAAGCCTGA